A part of Desulfofundulus salinus genomic DNA contains:
- a CDS encoding acetate uptake transporter family protein produces the protein MSAKGHDWANPGPAGLVALAMACFTFYAVFTGKVEHSAIPLLGIWLLGGFVIQICVGLIELKEGNTTGGNVFTFFSAFFMLVTGLELIFKFFAAMNGWKIDARIDGWAWLALGIALLTWTPAYFKSPLTLLGVVLALDPAIFIVAFADMGVIPRTMLSLAGNLLLLAGIFGLYTAMAVILNTAYGRTVVPFPGPIIKPMPVSTTSQQH, from the coding sequence ATGTCGGCAAAGGGACACGACTGGGCCAATCCCGGTCCGGCCGGGCTGGTTGCCCTGGCCATGGCCTGTTTTACCTTTTATGCGGTCTTTACTGGTAAAGTTGAGCACAGCGCCATTCCCCTGCTGGGAATCTGGCTTCTGGGAGGATTTGTCATTCAAATTTGCGTGGGACTAATTGAACTAAAGGAAGGCAATACTACCGGGGGTAACGTGTTCACCTTTTTCTCGGCCTTTTTTATGCTGGTTACCGGTTTGGAATTGATCTTTAAATTTTTTGCCGCCATGAATGGCTGGAAGATTGACGCCCGTATCGACGGTTGGGCCTGGCTTGCCCTGGGCATTGCCCTGCTCACCTGGACGCCGGCTTACTTTAAATCACCTCTTACCTTGCTGGGGGTGGTATTAGCCCTCGATCCGGCCATATTCATTGTTGCCTTTGCTGATATGGGAGTCATTCCCAGGACAATGCTGTCCCTGGCCGGAAATCTCTTGCTCCTTGCCGGTATTTTCGGCCTCTACACGGCCATGGCTGTGATATTAAATACCGCCTATGGTCGAACGGTAGTTCCCTTTCCCGGACCCATTATCAAGCCGATGCCGGTATCAACGACAAGCCAGCAACATTAG
- the trmL gene encoding tRNA (uridine(34)/cytosine(34)/5-carboxymethylaminomethyluridine(34)-2'-O)-methyltransferase TrmL gives MHIVLVEPEIPANTGNIARTCAATGSILHLVRPLGFSTDDKHLKRAGLDYWHLVEIHYHDSFEEVRRLYPRHRFYFLSTRGIHLYSEVRYGPDDFLVFGKETQGLPADLLSANRDYTLRIPMREGTTRSLNLANSVALVLYEALRQQGFPGLR, from the coding sequence GTGCACATTGTTCTCGTTGAACCGGAGATTCCAGCTAACACCGGCAATATTGCCCGCACCTGTGCGGCCACGGGCAGCATCCTCCACCTGGTTCGCCCCCTGGGCTTTTCCACCGACGACAAACATCTTAAGCGGGCGGGCCTGGATTACTGGCATCTGGTGGAAATACACTACCACGATTCCTTTGAGGAAGTGCGCCGCCTGTATCCCCGACACCGTTTTTATTTCCTCAGCACCCGGGGCATACATCTATATAGTGAAGTCAGATATGGACCGGATGACTTTCTGGTCTTCGGGAAGGAAACGCAGGGATTGCCGGCGGATCTACTGTCCGCCAACCGGGACTATACCCTGCGCATTCCCATGCGAGAGGGCACTACCCGCTCCTTAAACCTGGCCAACTCCGTGGCCCTGGTTCTTTACGAGGCCTTGCGCCAGCAGGGCTTTCCAGGACTGCGTTAA
- a CDS encoding AAA family ATPase — protein sequence MDLTIKQLQQRLEAQGYICDQDLVITLYLSLKLAKPLLVEGAPGVGKTEVAKALAGALNTELIRLQCYEGLDENRALYEWNYQRQLLKIEIARGSCDPAALEKDLFDVEYLLERPLLKAIRAEKRVVLLIDEIDKTDPEFEAFLFEMLSDFQVSIPELGTLKAKQIPAVVLTSNGERELSDGLKRRCVYLYIDYPTVEKEVRILQVKVPQAQEELVRQVVRAVHFIRSHLNLKKKPSIAETLDWTRALVALHADALTPEILGQTLSLFLKNRDDQETLKREVGLSGLVEQIRGVKDDSSGPAGATCHCGHHQR from the coding sequence ATGGATTTAACCATAAAACAGCTACAACAAAGACTGGAAGCCCAGGGGTACATTTGTGATCAGGACCTGGTGATTACCCTCTACCTGTCCTTAAAACTGGCCAAGCCCCTGCTGGTGGAGGGGGCCCCCGGGGTAGGCAAAACTGAGGTGGCCAAAGCCCTGGCCGGGGCTTTAAATACGGAGCTGATTCGCCTGCAGTGTTACGAAGGGCTGGACGAAAACCGGGCCCTTTACGAATGGAACTACCAGCGGCAGTTGCTGAAGATCGAAATTGCCAGAGGCAGCTGCGATCCTGCCGCCCTGGAAAAGGATCTTTTCGATGTGGAATATTTGCTGGAAAGACCACTTTTAAAGGCCATCCGGGCTGAAAAACGAGTTGTTTTATTAATTGATGAAATTGATAAAACCGACCCGGAATTTGAGGCCTTTTTATTTGAAATGCTGTCCGATTTTCAGGTATCCATTCCCGAACTGGGCACACTCAAAGCGAAGCAAATCCCGGCGGTAGTATTAACCAGCAATGGCGAAAGGGAATTATCCGACGGGTTAAAACGCCGGTGCGTCTATTTGTACATTGATTATCCCACGGTGGAAAAGGAAGTGCGCATTTTACAGGTCAAAGTACCCCAGGCCCAGGAGGAACTTGTACGCCAGGTGGTCCGGGCGGTACACTTCATCAGGTCCCACCTGAATTTGAAAAAGAAACCGTCCATTGCCGAAACCCTGGACTGGACCCGGGCACTGGTAGCCCTGCATGCCGATGCCCTGACGCCGGAAATCCTTGGGCAAACCCTGAGCCTTTTCCTGAAAAACCGTGATGACCAGGAAACGTTAAAAAGGGAGGTGGGATTAAGCGGACTGGTGGAGCAGATCCGGGGGGTAAAGGATGATTCGTCCGGCCCTGCCGGGGCCACCTGTCATTGCGGCCACCATCAGCGTTAG
- a CDS encoding vWA domain-containing protein, translating into MEIDPVTRAVARVEGQGENTLHHNLVRFTHILRHLGIRVSMAEALDAYQALTLVDLTSREQVKAALGAVLVKNASDRQIFNLSFDRFFVPPEEKKRRRMLRKQLEEEERRRLAEAREKLNQALSPWSTEVNFSPEEIQTFARMPAREQRRLTELIRQMHGNPVNSPGHLIARVMQSALNYWRYYLLKTQGEEARRQLEAELTGETEMDDVIAGVAADFYRDPDDQLLHQDMQQVADADLEKFTLALERLSTHLANRLSRRYRKSNRRQKLDMRRTIRRNIAFGGSPLKLCYRSRRRHRPRLLLICDVSASMARYARFVLQFIYGLSSAAQDIESFVFSEDLERVTPYFRRDDGFVPVMTELVNASRQWGKTTDFNVALKTFHRHWRHLLTGDTLVIIVSDTKTVAPQETARELAALRERVREILWLNPVPRKQWPYLPGVNAFLPYVRMFECYSLHHLEAILHRQMLK; encoded by the coding sequence ATGGAAATTGATCCGGTCACCCGGGCGGTGGCCCGGGTAGAAGGGCAGGGCGAAAATACCCTGCACCATAACCTGGTACGCTTCACCCATATCCTGCGCCACCTGGGGATCCGGGTAAGCATGGCCGAAGCCCTGGATGCTTACCAGGCCCTGACGCTGGTTGACCTTACGTCCAGGGAACAGGTCAAGGCTGCCCTGGGGGCGGTGCTGGTAAAAAACGCCTCCGACAGGCAAATTTTTAACCTGTCCTTTGATCGCTTCTTTGTCCCCCCGGAGGAAAAGAAGCGGCGGCGCATGTTAAGAAAACAGCTGGAGGAAGAAGAACGGCGGCGCCTGGCAGAAGCCCGGGAAAAATTAAACCAGGCCCTTTCTCCCTGGTCCACGGAAGTGAATTTTAGCCCGGAGGAAATCCAAACCTTTGCCCGCATGCCCGCCCGGGAACAAAGGCGTTTAACGGAACTTATCCGCCAGATGCACGGTAATCCGGTGAACAGCCCGGGACACCTGATCGCCCGGGTAATGCAATCAGCTCTCAATTACTGGCGCTACTACTTGCTGAAAACCCAGGGGGAAGAAGCCAGGCGGCAACTGGAGGCAGAGCTGACCGGGGAAACGGAAATGGATGACGTAATTGCCGGTGTGGCCGCAGATTTTTACCGGGACCCGGATGATCAGTTGCTCCACCAGGACATGCAGCAGGTTGCCGATGCTGACCTGGAAAAGTTTACCTTAGCCCTTGAGCGCCTGTCCACACACCTGGCCAACCGGCTTTCTCGCCGTTACCGGAAAAGCAACCGCCGGCAAAAACTGGACATGCGCAGGACGATTCGCCGGAACATCGCCTTCGGCGGTTCACCCCTTAAATTATGCTATCGATCCCGCCGCCGGCACCGTCCCCGCCTGCTCCTCATCTGTGACGTGTCCGCCTCCATGGCCCGCTATGCCCGGTTTGTCCTCCAGTTTATCTATGGTTTAAGCAGTGCGGCACAAGATATCGAAAGCTTTGTCTTTTCCGAGGATCTGGAACGGGTTACCCCTTACTTCCGGCGGGATGATGGTTTTGTACCCGTAATGACCGAGCTTGTTAATGCCAGCCGGCAGTGGGGAAAGACTACCGACTTTAACGTAGCCCTGAAAACTTTTCACCGCCACTGGCGCCACCTGCTTACCGGCGATACCCTGGTAATCATAGTCAGTGACACGAAGACCGTTGCCCCCCAGGAAACCGCCCGTGAGCTGGCCGCTTTACGGGAGCGGGTGCGGGAGATCCTGTGGCTCAACCCCGTTCCCCGCAAGCAATGGCCCTATTTACCAGGTGTTAATGCCTTCCTGCCTTATGTACGCATGTTCGAATGTTATTCCCTGCATCACCTGGAAGCAATCCTGCACCGGCAAATGCTGAAGTAA
- a CDS encoding sigma-54 interaction domain-containing protein yields MKSLAINKLESTAFLGNELSIFNSVHNMVVAVDYQGRVIIFNPTSERVFNYPAEKALGRPIREVVPFTGLPKVLQTGKPHIGRKFVVGNALYVVNRTPIIRNNTIVGAIGVAQEITELQHLAQELKEIKEVNGLLENIFHSTHEGYIATGNDGRILMLNGPMAELLGVTIETALGRHIREVAPDKRLHQILWTGKLQYGEVVRIRGRETVVMRVPLYNQGKMVGAVSKVMFQDVEQLLALAEKISTQRRNFSCPSITHNDNQTARYTVDNLIGASRDMLRLKETIRRVAQGPSTVLIRGESGTGKELVAHALHTASPRHRGPFIKVNCAAVPENLLESELFGYQEGAFTGARKGGQIGKFEQAHGGTIFLDEIGDMPLPMQAKILRVLQEKEIERLGDTRPRAVDVRVVAATNRDLEELIRQGHFREDLYYRLNVVSLYIPPLRERPDDLPLLVNHFIKKFNREFGLLVRGVSPEVWEMLCAYDWPGNVRELENVMERAFNLVEGDTIEVKHMPPYLQKMSQSKKRNLHNRTLATLLQEVEKEALLEALATAGGNKMQAAKTLGISRAWLYKKMKQYGIRG; encoded by the coding sequence GTGAAAAGCTTGGCGATCAACAAATTGGAAAGCACCGCCTTTTTAGGGAACGAACTATCTATTTTTAATTCCGTACACAATATGGTCGTTGCCGTGGACTATCAGGGCCGCGTGATCATTTTTAACCCCACCAGCGAACGGGTTTTTAATTATCCGGCAGAAAAGGCCCTGGGTCGTCCCATCAGGGAGGTCGTTCCTTTTACGGGTCTTCCCAAGGTGTTGCAGACGGGAAAACCCCACATCGGACGTAAATTTGTCGTAGGCAATGCCCTGTATGTGGTCAACCGCACACCCATAATCCGCAATAACACCATTGTAGGCGCCATTGGCGTGGCTCAAGAAATCACCGAGCTACAACATCTAGCCCAGGAGCTGAAAGAAATCAAGGAAGTCAACGGCCTCCTGGAAAATATCTTTCACAGCACACATGAAGGCTACATTGCCACCGGTAACGATGGCCGGATCCTGATGCTAAACGGGCCCATGGCGGAACTGCTGGGCGTTACCATCGAAACAGCCCTGGGCCGGCACATCCGTGAGGTGGCTCCCGATAAGCGGTTGCACCAAATCCTCTGGACCGGTAAATTGCAGTATGGGGAAGTGGTACGCATCCGGGGCAGAGAAACGGTGGTCATGCGGGTACCCCTTTATAACCAGGGCAAGATGGTGGGAGCAGTGAGCAAAGTAATGTTCCAGGATGTGGAACAGCTGCTGGCCCTGGCGGAAAAGATCAGTACTCAACGGCGAAATTTCTCCTGCCCTTCCATAACACACAACGACAACCAGACCGCGCGTTACACCGTAGATAACCTGATCGGTGCCAGCAGGGATATGCTCCGGCTCAAGGAAACCATCCGGCGGGTGGCTCAGGGACCTTCCACAGTGCTTATCCGGGGGGAAAGCGGCACAGGCAAAGAGCTGGTGGCCCATGCCCTGCACACGGCCTCCCCCCGTCACCGGGGGCCCTTCATCAAGGTTAACTGCGCTGCCGTACCAGAAAACCTTTTAGAATCGGAACTTTTCGGTTACCAGGAAGGCGCCTTTACCGGGGCGAGAAAGGGCGGGCAAATTGGTAAATTCGAACAGGCCCATGGGGGAACAATTTTTCTCGATGAAATTGGGGATATGCCCCTGCCCATGCAGGCCAAAATATTGCGGGTCCTGCAGGAAAAGGAAATTGAGCGCCTGGGAGACACCCGGCCCCGTGCCGTTGATGTACGGGTGGTGGCAGCTACCAACCGGGATCTGGAGGAATTAATCCGGCAGGGACACTTCCGGGAAGATCTTTATTACCGCTTAAATGTAGTTTCCCTTTATATTCCGCCCCTGCGGGAAAGACCCGATGACCTCCCCCTGCTGGTCAATCATTTTATCAAGAAATTCAACCGGGAATTTGGTCTTCTGGTGCGGGGCGTGTCACCGGAAGTCTGGGAGATGCTTTGCGCCTACGATTGGCCGGGTAACGTGCGGGAACTGGAAAACGTAATGGAAAGGGCTTTTAACCTGGTGGAAGGAGATACCATTGAAGTTAAACATATGCCCCCCTACCTTCAGAAAATGAGTCAGAGCAAGAAAAGAAACCTGCACAACCGCACGCTGGCAACATTACTGCAAGAGGTGGAAAAGGAAGCCCTTCTGGAAGCCCTGGCTACTGCCGGTGGTAATAAAATGCAGGCGGCTAAAACCCTGGGTATTTCCAGGGCCTGGTTATATAAGAAGATGAAACAATACGGCATCAGGGGATAA
- a CDS encoding sulfide-dependent adenosine diphosphate thiazole synthase: MHLEDVTISKAIITRYQEELLEALESDVAVVGGGPAGLVAAYYLARANKKVVLFERKLSIGGGMWGGGMMFNQIVVQDEALPLLKEFGVSYRTFEEGYYTSSSVETVAALTLGAVRAGARIFNLISVEDVMVRDNRITGLVINWTPVDLGRLHVDPLTVQSAYVIDCTGHDAQVASMVVKKMGAVLRTRTGNLEGEKPMWAARGETATVANTREIYPGLLVAGMAANAVCGGHRMGPIFGGMLLSGRRAARLILGEDEE; the protein is encoded by the coding sequence ATGCACCTGGAAGACGTAACCATTTCCAAGGCCATTATCACAAGGTACCAGGAGGAACTGCTGGAAGCTCTGGAATCAGACGTAGCCGTAGTGGGCGGAGGTCCGGCGGGACTGGTGGCCGCCTATTACCTGGCCCGGGCAAACAAAAAAGTGGTTCTCTTTGAACGCAAACTCAGCATCGGCGGCGGTATGTGGGGCGGCGGGATGATGTTCAACCAGATTGTGGTCCAGGACGAAGCATTGCCCCTTCTCAAGGAGTTTGGTGTCTCCTACAGGACATTTGAGGAAGGGTATTACACGTCCAGCTCCGTGGAAACCGTTGCCGCCCTAACCCTTGGTGCGGTACGGGCCGGGGCGAGAATCTTCAACTTAATCTCCGTGGAAGACGTCATGGTCAGGGATAACCGGATAACCGGCCTGGTCATCAACTGGACCCCCGTTGATTTGGGCCGCCTGCACGTGGACCCTCTGACGGTACAGTCGGCATACGTCATCGACTGCACCGGACATGATGCCCAGGTAGCCAGTATGGTAGTCAAAAAAATGGGGGCGGTTTTAAGAACCAGGACCGGCAACCTGGAAGGAGAAAAGCCCATGTGGGCCGCGCGGGGTGAAACAGCCACCGTAGCCAATACCCGTGAAATTTACCCCGGGCTCCTCGTGGCCGGTATGGCGGCAAACGCGGTTTGCGGCGGCCATCGCATGGGACCGATTTTCGGCGGGATGCTCCTGTCAGGCCGACGGGCGGCCCGGCTTATTCTCGGTGAAGATGAAGAATAG
- a CDS encoding Fur family transcriptional regulator: MVKTTRMTRQKKLILEILRNTDTHPTADWIYEQARKQIPDISLGTVYRNLNNLKQAREIMELNYGSTFSRYDGNPHNHYHFVCDSCGRVFDLDLPLLDNLEGEVESRTGMQVTRHRLEFYGYCPDCRQRQPGEAEQ, encoded by the coding sequence ATGGTAAAAACCACACGGATGACCAGGCAAAAAAAATTAATCCTGGAAATCCTGCGTAACACTGACACTCACCCCACGGCAGACTGGATTTACGAGCAAGCCCGCAAACAAATTCCGGACATCAGCCTGGGTACCGTATACCGCAATTTAAATAACCTCAAACAGGCCCGGGAAATCATGGAACTCAACTACGGCAGCACATTCAGCCGCTACGATGGTAATCCCCATAACCACTATCATTTTGTCTGCGATAGCTGTGGCCGGGTATTCGATCTAGATCTACCCCTGCTAGACAATCTGGAGGGAGAAGTAGAAAGCCGCACGGGCATGCAGGTAACCCGGCACCGGCTGGAATTTTACGGGTACTGCCCTGATTGCCGGCAAAGGCAACCGGGCGAAGCAGAGCAGTAA
- a CDS encoding DNA polymerase III subunit alpha, translating to MFIHLHVHTEYSLLDGAARIKEVVARARELGMDSLAITDHGVMFGVVDFYKACQKQGVKPILGCEVYVAPRTMKDRTPKVDDRLYHLVLLAENQTGYRNLLQLVSLAYTEGFYYKPRVDKDALARYSEGLIALSGCIAGEVADRLLAGEKEKAVEAAALYQDIFGRGNFFLELQDHGLPEQRKVNRELLRLHREMNIPLVVTNDVHYVNKEHAEMQDILLCIQTGKSVDDPSRMKFDSQELYLKNEEEMARLFGELKEAMENTRLIAERCNVELSFGQIHLPYYEVPPGHTVDSYLEQLCLEGVRRRYGEITEPVRQRLEYELKVIRQMGYSAYFLIVWDFIHYARQQGIPVGPGRGSAAGSLVAYVLGITNLDPLKYGLLFERFLNPERVSMPDVDVDLCFERRGEVINYITSKYGADKVAQIATFGTMAARAAIRDVGRALNMPYGEVDKIAKLVPAELHMTIERALSESSELRELYERNPQVKKLIDTAALLEGMPRHASTHAAGVVITREPLTHYLPLYKAADGPLTTQFAKDQVEELGLLKMDLLGLRTLTVIADTLKLIRESGGPEINIDEIPLDDPKTFALLCRGEGSGVFQLESSGMRALLKELRPEVFEDIVALVALYRPGPLGSGMVEDFIKSKHGEKKVTYLDPRLEPILRDTYGVILYQEQVMRIASDLAGFTLGEADLLRRAMGKKKPEIIAGLRNQFIEGAVKNGVDPQIAGQIFDLMEYFAGYGFNKSHSAAYALVAYQTAYLKANYPAQYMAALLTSVRDNADKVAAYVEECRRMGLEVLPPDVNESRESFAVVDGKIRFGLAAIKNVGEGAVQAIIKSREEKGPFKNFADFCRRLDTRIINRRVLENLIKSGALDSLGHHRAQLMAGIELGLSLAQQSQQQRQNGQLTFEQFWQGTGEDIVLPQVQKYSRAEMLALEKEALGLYISGHPLEEYRQALAEETTATVAELGEGEQAGVTIGGMLTALKRISTRRGEPMAFGTLEDLTGSIEVVFFPRVYQQYAKLIVPEEVVLIRGEISSTGETLKIVAEEVSPLQKKTSASLYLQFREATPQLIRRVQLVLRNYPGPSPVYLYFPLEKKLARTSRDYWINLSSPVVTELATLLGPENVRIKESPGR from the coding sequence ATGTTTATACACCTTCATGTACATACCGAATACAGTCTACTGGACGGTGCCGCCCGGATCAAGGAAGTAGTGGCCAGGGCCAGGGAACTGGGTATGGACTCCCTGGCCATCACCGACCATGGCGTTATGTTTGGGGTGGTGGACTTTTACAAGGCCTGCCAGAAGCAAGGGGTTAAACCCATCCTGGGTTGCGAGGTTTACGTGGCCCCCCGCACCATGAAAGACCGCACGCCCAAGGTGGATGACCGCCTTTATCACCTGGTATTGCTGGCCGAAAACCAGACCGGGTATCGTAACCTCCTGCAATTGGTATCCTTGGCCTACACCGAAGGTTTTTACTACAAACCCCGGGTGGATAAAGATGCCCTGGCCCGCTACAGCGAAGGGTTAATTGCCTTAAGCGGCTGCATAGCCGGGGAGGTGGCCGACCGTCTCCTGGCCGGGGAGAAGGAAAAAGCCGTGGAAGCCGCCGCCCTCTACCAGGATATTTTTGGACGGGGGAATTTCTTTTTAGAACTACAGGACCACGGCCTTCCCGAACAGCGCAAAGTCAACCGGGAACTTTTGCGCCTGCACCGGGAAATGAATATACCCCTGGTGGTAACCAACGACGTCCACTACGTAAACAAAGAGCATGCCGAAATGCAGGACATCCTGCTCTGTATTCAGACGGGTAAAAGTGTGGACGATCCTTCCCGGATGAAGTTTGATTCCCAGGAACTATACCTGAAAAACGAAGAAGAAATGGCCCGTCTCTTTGGAGAGCTGAAAGAGGCCATGGAAAATACCCGTCTCATTGCCGAACGCTGTAATGTAGAACTCAGTTTCGGCCAGATCCACCTTCCCTATTACGAGGTACCCCCGGGTCATACCGTGGATAGCTACCTGGAACAGCTGTGCCTGGAAGGGGTACGCCGCCGCTACGGGGAGATCACCGAGCCGGTACGGCAGCGGCTGGAATATGAGTTAAAAGTGATCCGGCAGATGGGCTACTCCGCCTACTTCCTGATTGTGTGGGATTTCATCCATTATGCCCGGCAACAGGGCATCCCGGTAGGGCCCGGCCGGGGTTCTGCCGCCGGCAGTCTGGTAGCCTACGTGCTGGGGATTACCAACCTCGACCCGTTAAAATACGGCCTGTTATTTGAGCGTTTCCTCAACCCGGAACGAGTCTCCATGCCCGACGTGGATGTGGACCTGTGCTTTGAGCGCCGTGGAGAGGTAATTAACTACATTACCAGCAAATATGGAGCCGATAAAGTAGCCCAAATTGCCACCTTTGGTACCATGGCTGCCAGGGCAGCCATCCGGGACGTGGGGCGAGCACTGAATATGCCCTACGGGGAAGTGGATAAAATAGCCAAACTGGTGCCCGCGGAACTGCACATGACCATTGAACGGGCCCTCAGTGAATCCAGCGAATTAAGGGAACTCTATGAACGAAACCCGCAGGTAAAAAAACTAATTGATACCGCCGCCCTTCTGGAAGGTATGCCCAGGCACGCCTCCACCCATGCGGCCGGTGTGGTGATCACCAGGGAACCTTTAACCCATTACCTGCCCCTGTACAAGGCCGCCGACGGTCCATTAACCACCCAGTTTGCTAAAGACCAGGTAGAGGAATTGGGCCTTTTAAAAATGGACCTCCTGGGCCTGCGCACCCTGACGGTCATTGCCGACACTTTAAAGCTCATCCGGGAAAGTGGCGGACCGGAAATAAACATTGATGAAATTCCCTTAGACGATCCGAAAACCTTTGCCCTGTTATGCCGGGGAGAAGGGAGCGGCGTGTTCCAGCTGGAATCCAGCGGCATGCGGGCCCTGTTAAAAGAGCTGCGCCCGGAGGTTTTTGAGGATATCGTGGCCCTGGTGGCCCTCTACCGACCCGGCCCCCTGGGTAGCGGCATGGTGGAGGACTTCATCAAGAGCAAGCACGGGGAAAAGAAAGTTACCTACCTGGACCCCAGGCTGGAACCAATATTAAGGGATACCTACGGTGTCATTCTCTACCAGGAACAGGTTATGCGCATAGCCAGCGACCTGGCGGGCTTCACCCTGGGGGAGGCCGACCTTCTGCGGCGAGCCATGGGTAAAAAGAAGCCCGAAATTATTGCCGGGCTGAGGAACCAGTTTATCGAGGGGGCGGTAAAGAACGGGGTAGACCCCCAAATTGCCGGACAGATTTTCGATCTGATGGAGTACTTTGCCGGTTACGGTTTTAACAAAAGCCATAGCGCCGCCTATGCCCTGGTTGCCTACCAGACGGCCTACCTGAAGGCCAATTACCCGGCCCAATATATGGCGGCACTGCTTACCTCAGTGCGGGACAACGCGGACAAGGTAGCGGCGTACGTGGAGGAATGCCGCCGTATGGGCCTGGAAGTCCTGCCTCCCGATGTCAACGAAAGCCGGGAAAGTTTCGCCGTGGTTGACGGTAAAATCCGTTTCGGGCTGGCGGCAATTAAAAACGTGGGCGAGGGTGCAGTGCAGGCCATTATCAAATCCCGGGAGGAAAAGGGACCCTTCAAAAACTTTGCCGACTTCTGCCGGCGCCTGGACACGCGGATCATTAACAGGCGGGTGCTGGAAAACCTCATTAAAAGCGGAGCTCTGGATTCCCTGGGCCACCACCGGGCACAGCTAATGGCAGGCATTGAGCTGGGGCTGTCCTTAGCCCAGCAGTCGCAGCAGCAGCGACAAAACGGCCAGCTCACCTTTGAGCAGTTCTGGCAGGGGACAGGAGAAGATATTGTGCTGCCCCAGGTGCAGAAATATTCCCGTGCGGAAATGCTAGCCCTGGAAAAGGAGGCCCTGGGACTTTACATCAGCGGTCATCCCCTGGAAGAATACCGCCAGGCCCTGGCGGAAGAAACCACCGCTACGGTGGCGGAACTTGGGGAGGGGGAACAGGCCGGGGTCACGATCGGCGGCATGCTCACCGCCCTAAAGCGCATCAGCACCCGGCGGGGGGAACCCATGGCCTTTGGTACCCTGGAGGATCTTACCGGTAGCATCGAAGTAGTTTTCTTCCCCCGCGTTTACCAGCAGTACGCTAAACTCATCGTCCCCGAAGAGGTGGTGTTAATCCGGGGGGAAATAAGCTCTACCGGTGAAACATTAAAGATTGTCGCTGAAGAGGTATCCCCCTTACAAAAGAAAACCAGTGCCAGCCTTTATCTACAGTTCAGGGAAGCTACCCCCCAGCTAATCAGGCGGGTCCAGCTGGTCCTGCGCAATTATCCCGGCCCCTCACCGGTCTACCTGTACTTCCCCCTGGAGAAGAAGCTGGCCCGAACTTCCCGGGACTACTGGATTAACCTGTCTTCACCGGTAGTCACAGAACTGGCCACCCTTTTAGGGCCGGAAAACGTGAGAATAAAGGAATCGCCTGGCAGGTAA
- the mtrB gene encoding trp RNA-binding attenuation protein MtrB, producing MPENWEINADYVAVKALENGVTIIGLTRGKDTRFHHSEKLDKGEIMIAQFTEHTSAIKIRGKVELLTRYGVMRNDDLA from the coding sequence ATGCCTGAAAACTGGGAAATTAATGCCGACTATGTGGCAGTCAAAGCCCTGGAAAACGGGGTAACCATCATCGGCCTTACCCGTGGGAAGGATACCCGCTTTCATCATTCGGAAAAGCTGGATAAGGGCGAAATTATGATCGCCCAGTTTACAGAACATACTTCGGCGATTAAAATCCGCGGCAAGGTAGAACTGCTGACCCGGTACGGCGTCATGCGCAATGACGATCTGGCCTGA
- a CDS encoding putative signal transducing protein — MWTVVYIAPNKKEATRIQNILSNEGILVKLRELSPTHCGHNCSVEILVPEAEVDEALEIINTI, encoded by the coding sequence TTGTGGACTGTGGTTTATATTGCCCCAAATAAAAAAGAAGCGACCCGGATCCAAAACATTCTTTCCAATGAAGGAATACTGGTGAAATTGCGGGAACTCTCACCGACCCATTGTGGGCACAACTGTTCGGTGGAAATCCTGGTACCGGAAGCAGAAGTGGACGAAGCCCTGGAAATAATAAACACCATTTAA